A part of Candidatus Paceibacterota bacterium genomic DNA contains:
- a CDS encoding RNA-binding protein, with translation MAKRLYVGGLPYSTKQEELTEYFSAAGSVEMATIITDKFSHRSKGFGFVEMSTDEEAQKAVTMFNGKEFGGRVLTVSEARPLEPRAPRE, from the coding sequence ATGGCTAAAAGATTATATGTAGGAGGATTGCCCTACAGCACCAAGCAAGAAGAATTGACTGAATACTTCTCCGCCGCTGGTTCCGTAGAAATGGCTACCATCATTACTGATAAGTTTTCCCATCGTTCTAAAGGTTTTGGTTTCGTTGAAATGTCTACTGACGAAGAAGCTCAAAAAGCTGTTACCATGTTCAATGGCAAAGAATTCGGCGGCAGAGTTTTGACTGTTAGCGAAGCCAGACCCTTAGAGCCCAGAGCTCCTCGTGAATAA
- a CDS encoding rubrerythrin family protein has protein sequence MVQDKNTVSGFEPVAKGSETEKNLLTAFAGESQARNKYTYFAQIAEDAGMEQIAGIFLETANNEREHAKIIYKLLGEWTDTAANLEKAIAGEHYEWTTMYKEFEAKAQEEGFKDAATFFKEVGEIEEEHEKRYQKLLDNLKSNEVFEKKEEVIWVCRNCGYVHRGTTPPKECPNCHFPQAYFEVKAENY, from the coding sequence ATGGTCCAAGATAAAAATACTGTTTCGGGCTTTGAACCGGTTGCCAAAGGCTCAGAAACAGAAAAAAATTTGCTTACTGCCTTCGCCGGAGAATCTCAAGCGAGAAATAAGTATACTTACTTTGCCCAAATAGCAGAAGATGCAGGTATGGAACAAATTGCTGGTATTTTTCTAGAAACAGCTAATAATGAGAGAGAACATGCCAAAATTATCTACAAATTATTGGGAGAATGGACTGATACTGCCGCTAACTTAGAAAAAGCTATTGCCGGCGAACATTATGAATGGACTACTATGTACAAAGAGTTTGAGGCTAAGGCACAAGAAGAAGGTTTTAAAGACGCTGCTACTTTCTTCAAAGAAGTGGGAGAGATAGAGGAAGAGCATGAAAAACGTTATCAAAAATTATTAGATAATTTAAAGAGCAATGAAGTGTTTGAAAAGAAAGAAGAGGTTATTTGGGTCTGCCGTAACTGTGGTTATGTGCACCGAGGGACTACTCCGCCAAAGGAATGTCCTAATTGCCATTTCCCTCAAGCGTATTTTGAAGTGAAAGCAGAAAATTACTAA